The following are from one region of the Arachis duranensis cultivar V14167 chromosome 10, aradu.V14167.gnm2.J7QH, whole genome shotgun sequence genome:
- the LOC107470985 gene encoding pentatricopeptide repeat-containing protein At3g49170, chloroplastic → MPSLSLSLSLPPPLNNTNNSEFRRAISTLHPAREPHDLLKSCIRSRNFALGKLLHRKFTESQLTLDSPLLNSLITLYSKSGQWQQALSIFQSMDPSMRDLVSWTAMISCFANHRMHRQSLSTFIQLLRATDFYPNEFSFTASLRSCSNAEFFSTGLAVFGFVLKTGYLDADVCVGCALIDMFVKGSDDLGSAFKVFEKISERNVVTWNLMITRLVQFSHTGDAIHLFFSMVESGFGPDRFTLSSVLSACAELELLAFGKQLHSWGVKSGMGLDVFFGSSLVDMYAKCGADGSVEDARKVFDRMPERNVVSWTAIIAAYVQGGLEQEAIGLFCEMIWGYVVPNCFTFASTLKACANLPEFGLGKQLHSQAIKLGVSAVNCVGNGLVNMYARSGRMECARKCFDILLEKNLILCDTAVDWNAKNLDPKDDIFNLETEGTGNGVNAFTYGSLLSAAACIGTISKGEQIHARVLKSGFGNNLCINNALISMYSKCGNEAAALRVFSDMKDRNVISWTSIISGFAKHGFATKALELFCEMLEAGVKPNGVTYIAVLSACSHVGLIDEAWKHFASMHRDHDIVPRMEHYACMVDLLGRSGLLSEAIEFINSMPFRADALIWRTFLGSCRIHHNSKFGEQAAKKVLELEPHDPAAYILLSNLYAAEGRRDDVAAIRKSMKLRKLTKEAGCSWIEVENQVHKFHVGDTSHPKAQKIYDKLDELTFKIKNLGYVPNTDSVLHDVEEELKEQFLFQHSEKIAVAFALISTRKPKPIRIFKNLRVCGDCHTAIKYISVVTGREIVVRDANRFHHIKDGKCSCNDYW, encoded by the coding sequence ATGCCGAGCCTGAGCTTAAGCCTATCTCTACCTCCACCTCTCAACAATACCAACAACTCGGAGTTCCGGAGAGCCATCTCCACGCTCCACCCCGCGCGTGAACCTCACGATCTCCTCAAATCCTGCATCCGTTCCCGTAACTTCGCCCTTGGCAAGCTCCTCCACCGCAAATTCACTGAGTCACAACTCACCCTTGACTCGCCCCTCCTCAACTCACTCATCACCCTCTACTCTAAATCCGGCCAATGGCAACAAGCTCTCTCCATCTTCCAATCCATGGACCCCAGCATGCGAGACTTGGTCTCATGGACCGCCATGATTTCTTGCTTCGCCAACCACCGCATGCACCGCCAATCCCTCTCCACCTTCATCCAGTTGCTCCGAGCTACCGATTTTTACCCTAACGAGTTCTCCTTTACGGCGTCGCTTCGGTCATGTTCCAACGCGGAGTTTTTCTCCACCGGCCTTGCGGTTTTCGGTTTCGTCTTGAAGACTGGTTATCTTGACGCTGATGTTTGCGTCGGTTGCGCGTTgattgatatgtttgttaagggTAGTGATGATTTGGGTTCTGCATTCAAGGTGTTCGAGAAAATATCGGAGAGGAATGTGGTCACGTGGAACCTTATGATTACTAGGTTGGTTCAGTTTAGTCATACTGGTGATGCAATTCACTTGTTTTTCAGCATGGTGGAGAGTGGGTTTGGTCCTGATAGGTTTACTCTGAGCTCTGTTTTGTCGGCTTGCGCCGAGTTGGAGTTGTTGGCGTTTGGGAAACAGTTACATTCTTGGGGTGTTAAGTCTGGAATGGGTTTGGATGTCTTTTTTGGGTCTAGTTTGGTGGATATGTATGCGAAATGTGGCGCTGATGGATCAGTGGAAGATGCTAGGAAGGTGTTTGATAGAATGCCGGAACGGAATGTTGTGTCTTGGACTGCAATTATCGCGGCATATGTGCAGGGTGGACTAGAACAGGAAGCTATTGGGTTGTTTTGTGAAATGATTTGGGGTTATGTCGTGCCAAATTGTTTCACGTTTGCCAGCACTCTCAAGGCTTGTGCAAACCTGCCTGAATTCGGCTTAGGGAAACAGCTTCACAGTCAAGCAATTAAGCTAGGCGTTTCTGCAGTTAATTGTGTGGGGAATGGTCTTGTTAACATGTATGCAAGGTCTGGAAGAATGGAGTGTGCTCGAAAATGCTTTGATATTCTATTAGAGAAGAACTTGATTTTGTGTGACACGGCTGTTGATTGGAATGCGAAAAATTTGGATCCTAAAGATGATATATTCAACCTTGAAACTGAAGGCACAGGTAATGGAGTTAATGCTTTTACATATGGAAGCCTCTTAAGTGCTGCTGCTTGTATTGGTACAATTAGTAAGGGTGAACAAATTCATGCAAGGGTATTGAAATCCGGCTTTGGGAACAACTTATGCATTAATAATGCATTGATTTCCATGTATTCAAAGTGCGGAAATGAAGCAGCTGCTTTACGAGTATTCAGTGACATGAAAGATCGAAATGTCATTTCTTGGACTTCAATCATAAGTGGTTTTGCAAAACACGGGTTTGCTACGAAAGCCTTAGAATTGTTCTGCGAAATGCTTGAAGCAGGTGTAAAGCCTAATGGGGTCACTTACATTGCAGTTTTATCAGCCTGTAGTCATGTTGGCTTGATAGACGAGGCATGGAAACACTTTGCTTCCATGCACCGTGACCATGATATTGTACCAAGGATGGAACATTATGCATGCATGGTTGATTTGCTTGGTCGATCTGGCTTGCTTTCAGAGGCCATAGAATTTATTAACTCAATGCCTTTCCGTGCTGATGCGTTGATATGGCGCACATTTCTCGGTTCTTGCCGGATTCATCATAACTCCAAGTTTGGAGAGCAGGCTGCAAAAAAGGTTCTTGAGCTTGAACCTCATGATCCAGCTGCATACATATTATTGTCAAACTTGTATGCTGCAGAAGGGCGACGGGATGATGTAGCAGCCATTAGGAAAAGCATGAAACTGagaaaattaacaaaagaagCTGGGTGTAGCTGGATTGAAGTTGAAAACCAGGTGCACAAGTTCCATGTAGGGGATACTTCACACCCCAAAGCTCAAAAGATATATGATAAGCTTGATGAATtgacttttaaaataaaaaacttgggTTATGTCCCAAATACAGATTCTGTTCTTCATGATGTAGAGGAAGAACTGAAGGAACAGTTTCTGTTTCAACACAGTGAAAAAATTGCAGTGGCATTTGCACTGATCAGCACCAGAAAACCCAAACCTATAAGAATATTTAAGAATCTAAGGGTTTGTGGTGACTGCCATACGGCAATAAAGTATATTTCAGTAGTCACTGGAAGAGAAATTGTGGTGCGAGATGCAAACCGGTTTCATCATATCAAGGATGGAAAATGTTCTTGCAATGATTATTGGTAA
- the LOC107470977 gene encoding pseudouridine-5'-phosphate glycosidase: protein MAFSAASRINNLRRHLDSPKDALGGYSINVKVAPEVSEALSLGRAVVALESTIISHGMPYPQNLETAKEVEDIVRKNGAVPATIAILDGTPCVGLSVEELEKLATLGTKARKTARRDIAHVVASGGNGATTVSATMLLASMVHIPIFVTGGIGGVHRDGEHTMDISSDLTELGRTPVAVFCAGVKSILDIPRTLEYLETQGVCVAGYKTNEFPAFFTESSGCKVSCRLDSPEECARVIEANNKLKLGTGIVIAVPIPREHSASGHIIESAIQKALQEAREKNITGNAVTPFLLARVNELTGGASLASNIALMKNNALVGAKVAAALAQLREREREHGQR, encoded by the exons ATGGCGTTTTCAGCGGCCTCACGAATAAACAATCTCCGACGACACTTGGATTCACCTAAG gATGCACTTGGAGGATATTCAATCAATGTGAAGGTAGCTCCAGAGGTTTCTGAAGCCTTATCACTTGGCCGTGCCGTCGTGGCTCTCGAATCCACCATCATTTCACATG gaatgccttatcctcaaaattTGGAAACTgcaaaagaggtagaagatATTGTCAGGAAAAACGGTGCTGTTCCTGCAACCATTGCAATTTTGGATGGCACCCCTTGCGTAG GCCTAAGTGTTGAAGAACTTGAGAAGCTAGCTACTCTGGGAACCAAAGCTCGGAAAACAGCTCGAAGAGACATTGCACATGTT GTGGCTAGTGGTGGAAATGGTGCTACTACTGTTTCAGCAACAATGTTGTTGGCTTCTATG GTTCATATTCCCATCTTTGTGACCGGGGGCATTGGGGGAGTACATAGAGATGGGGAACATA CTATGGATATATCTTCAGATCTCACTGAGCTAGGTAGAACTCCAGTAGCAGTTTTCTGTGCTGGCGTAAAATCAATATTAGATATTCCCAGAACCCTTGAATATCTG GAAACACAGGGAGTTTGTGTCGCTGGTTACAAGACAAATGAGTTCCCTGCATTTTTCACGGAATCAAGTGGCTGCAAG GTTTCATGTCGACTAGATAGCCCAGAAGAGTGTGCTCGCGTAATAG AAGCAAACAACAAACTCAAGCTTGGAACTGGAATTGTAATAGCAGTTCCTATTCCTCGAGAACACTCAGCATCTGGACACATAATTGAATCTGCAATCCAAAAAGCCCTTCAAGAAGCTAG GGAAAAAAATATAACAGGAAATGCTGTAACTCCGTTCTTGCTTGCTAGAGTAAATGAGTTGACAGGGGGTGCCTCACTTGCATCCA ACATTGCTCTTATGAAGAATAATGCTCTTGTTGGAGCTAAGGTTGCTGCTGCCCTTGCTCAactaagagaaagagaaagagaacatGGTCAGAGATGA